A window of Brevibacterium ihuae contains these coding sequences:
- a CDS encoding DUF3817 domain-containing protein, with protein sequence MTPKKLFTVFAIAEAITWTLLIIGLILKYVTQTTEAGVRIGGGIHGFVFLTYCVVTVLVGTSQRWRFGRTLVGLFSAVIPYATIPFEIDARRRGLLDGDWQLAPGGRAPRNWFERLCAWAIAHPLLAVVVGFIGVALLFTVLLILGPPIPKG encoded by the coding sequence GTGACTCCCAAGAAGCTCTTCACCGTATTCGCGATCGCCGAGGCGATCACCTGGACGCTCCTCATCATCGGCCTCATCCTCAAGTACGTCACCCAGACGACCGAGGCGGGGGTGCGGATCGGCGGCGGCATCCACGGATTCGTGTTCCTCACCTACTGCGTCGTCACCGTCCTCGTCGGCACCTCGCAGCGCTGGCGGTTCGGCCGCACGCTCGTCGGCCTGTTCAGCGCCGTCATCCCGTACGCGACGATCCCCTTCGAGATCGATGCGCGCCGGCGCGGCCTGCTCGACGGCGACTGGCAGCTCGCTCCCGGCGGTCGTGCGCCCCGGAACTGGTTCGAGCGGCTCTGCGCGTGGGCGATCGCCCATCCGCTGCTCGCCGTCGTCGTCGGCTTCATCGGGGTGGCGCTGCTCTTCACCGTGCTCCTCATCCTCGGCCCGCCGATCCCCAAGGGCTGA
- a CDS encoding M20/M25/M40 family metallo-hydrolase: MSRRLTHSALAVTAAAALGLTTAAPVLAAPVTEHTDMGVTGAAALAHLEELSDIALAHADEGYRAVGTPGYAASSEYVEEVLEATGAFEVSRHEFTVPTQTFGEVSFSVEGEAQETFSTLSNAEGTEAPLTDTAVTLPTDDAYGDKAGGELGCEAGDYSDANAGTIVLVQRGVCAFGEKVTAATEAGAAAVVIYNHSEGPLNGTVGDRIEGNIAGASLELAEGDALREQILAAGDAPVLADLTVETTFEDVETWNVIAETTAGDPDDVQMMGAHLDGVAEGPGVNDNASGVAGLLAVAEALAEQSDEVDNQVRLGFWGAEEIGLVGSTEYVNALSEAERERISSYLNYDMIGSENYVIGTLDSDGSDVPIPDGVNVPEGSVELEQIFTGYFDSVDQPHVGTEFSGRSDYQAFIDNGIPVSGLFTGADAIKTEEQQELFGGTAGVQQDRNYHTIDDTFENVSTEAMDIMVPAMGYAAHVVAYDLDPVASVDADRISVKDLRKSGVEVTVTNLEPGQTVDWTLTADGRTKPGKTPAAGTATADETGTATFTVTDIDPSAVRGLPGDYTVTVDTGDSAVEVGFTVGGKG; encoded by the coding sequence ATGTCCAGAAGACTGACGCACAGCGCGCTCGCCGTCACCGCGGCCGCCGCGCTCGGGCTCACCACCGCCGCCCCCGTGCTCGCGGCTCCCGTCACCGAGCACACCGATATGGGCGTCACCGGCGCCGCCGCCCTCGCGCACCTCGAGGAGCTCTCCGACATCGCCCTCGCCCATGCCGACGAGGGGTACCGGGCCGTCGGCACCCCCGGCTACGCCGCATCGAGCGAGTACGTCGAGGAGGTGCTCGAGGCGACCGGCGCATTCGAGGTCTCGCGGCACGAGTTCACCGTTCCGACCCAGACGTTCGGCGAGGTCTCCTTCAGCGTGGAGGGCGAGGCGCAGGAGACGTTCTCGACGCTGTCCAACGCCGAGGGCACCGAAGCGCCGCTCACCGACACCGCGGTCACCCTGCCCACCGACGACGCCTACGGCGACAAGGCCGGCGGCGAGCTCGGCTGCGAGGCGGGCGACTACAGCGATGCGAACGCCGGGACCATCGTCCTCGTGCAGCGCGGCGTCTGCGCCTTCGGCGAGAAGGTCACCGCGGCCACCGAGGCGGGCGCCGCCGCGGTCGTCATCTACAACCACTCCGAGGGTCCGCTCAACGGCACCGTCGGCGACCGCATCGAGGGCAACATCGCCGGTGCATCGCTGGAGCTCGCCGAGGGCGACGCGCTGCGCGAGCAGATCCTCGCCGCCGGGGACGCACCGGTGCTCGCCGACCTCACGGTGGAGACGACCTTCGAGGACGTCGAGACGTGGAACGTCATCGCCGAGACCACTGCCGGCGACCCGGACGACGTGCAGATGATGGGCGCGCACCTCGACGGCGTCGCCGAGGGCCCGGGGGTCAACGACAACGCCTCCGGCGTCGCCGGCCTGCTCGCCGTCGCCGAGGCGCTCGCCGAGCAGTCGGACGAGGTCGACAACCAGGTGCGCCTGGGCTTCTGGGGAGCGGAGGAGATCGGGCTCGTCGGCTCCACCGAGTACGTCAACGCCCTGTCCGAGGCCGAGCGGGAGCGCATCTCCTCGTACCTCAACTACGACATGATCGGATCCGAGAACTACGTCATCGGCACCCTCGACTCCGACGGGTCCGACGTCCCGATCCCCGACGGCGTCAACGTGCCGGAGGGCTCGGTCGAGCTCGAGCAGATCTTCACCGGCTACTTCGACTCGGTCGACCAGCCGCACGTCGGCACCGAGTTCTCCGGGCGCTCGGACTACCAGGCGTTCATCGACAACGGCATCCCGGTGTCCGGACTCTTCACCGGGGCCGATGCGATCAAGACCGAGGAGCAGCAGGAGCTGTTCGGCGGCACCGCCGGCGTCCAGCAGGACCGGAACTACCACACGATCGACGACACCTTCGAGAACGTCAGCACCGAGGCCATGGACATCATGGTCCCGGCCATGGGCTACGCGGCCCACGTCGTCGCCTACGATCTCGACCCGGTCGCATCCGTCGACGCGGATCGCATCTCCGTGAAGGACCTCAGGAAGTCCGGCGTGGAGGTCACCGTGACCAACCTCGAGCCCGGTCAGACCGTGGACTGGACCCTCACGGCCGACGGCCGCACGAAGCCGGGGAAGACGCCGGCCGCGGGCACCGCGACCGCCGATGAGACCGGTACCGCGACGTTCACCGTCACGGACATCGACCCGAGCGCCGTCCGCGGCCTGCCCGGCGACTACACCGTGACGGTCGACACCGGTGACTCCGCCGTCGAGGTCGGATTCACCGTCGGCGGCAAGGGCTGA